A window of Ptychodera flava strain L36383 chromosome 1, AS_Pfla_20210202, whole genome shotgun sequence contains these coding sequences:
- the LOC139136734 gene encoding mycocerosic acid synthase-like isoform X2: MGNATSKAIPKRRVVDDDPSLPIHRKVAIVGIGCRYANGIDDAQKFWKMLVDGMDCTSPPPDDRFDTSYFLYPGGPEKKHPGKMYNQRGGYLKYDVYSFDREFFKIPPACEAIRNGDCQMAVAGGANLLLLPATSIGFCQAGMLSPDGRCKSFDAKADGYSRSEGAGVVILKPLAKAVEDGDQIYAVVRGGALSNDGRTPGIANPSYEAQVDLVERAYKHAKVDPYDVQYVEAHGTGTQVGDTTEANALGEGMGRGRPEGKKPLYIGSVKSNFGHTEGAAGVAGVIKVALCLKNRKIPKVVHFKEGNSKIGFKQNGIQVPEKLIPWPTVSKMVAGCSSFGFGGANAHLVLEDYSNLDDISQNQDQTVKLEEIGQTNMGLLPTILVISASTKEGLKKRMSGWIEYLEHDIGASFIEFANAAYTSALKTQHHNHRVAIIGRTKEDAIKELRKRLEEKPTDNLVEGVARDPSQSHIVFVFSGMGTQWWGMARQLMNNISSFRETIKKIDKILRKCGAKWSLVKLLTYEGDRNFINQTEIAQPSICAVQIALVELWRLCGVNPHAIVGHSVGEVAAAYTAGLLPLEDAIRVIYNRGRQLRHTSGSGTMLAVIHPIQDVNDELEKNPVKYMLDIAAINSPSQMVFSGDTSVIQDFSSDLKSAGIKSVILKVNNAFHSRQQEVIKNGFLKKVRFLSESAKKAQQQSGLSIPMLSTVTNEFVTKKDVFDPNYWYKNIRQQVKFMAAINILLEDGYTSFLEIGPNPALKPAINDIFSASKSRHSKPFTTHSLKRPRDINTLSDDLIDLMQSFGKLYVEGCQVDLESLFTMGQYKKCPVPSYPWQRVRCSCESEESKILYTFPMQCHALLGEAQDVADIVDSSLSVWKSEISHVTIPWVKDHVVQDNVIVPAAAYVETALAACRELNKSETLFKLRNVSFERFLFAPSSSLATSTVKTSVVKDDGDNATFTLQSKESSKNAWALHSSMEMLLGENANHLTNVKIFKDFPVNIENWKQSSDVVLSRDDFYIIAAKSGFNLGSSFRCNAKVYLNINSGGGLFFSEMSGEVQQESGRYIFHPAYLDSIFQAYAVQKYSIDKRNHEDANITFTPTFGVPRSIREITLRGRPPRNMVFFMTMKKAEDAFYSDVTIADAKSMEIFCEMKDFKFADIKSSSDEEVLWHSEWQKVTTISANGKYTQEMISVQNAKQRKYLLVGADDVFSSYLKSYLEENGNINRFAPVQSSIDSLEGEVKEMCLSCDPTDVIITAALSLEQDRECLINWKSFENAQFLSGIICQSIYKVLKSIHENHYPNLWLISRGERAVTAQEETNPEMTGVTAVGLTILHENPEFPVYMIDLPLHTDGQIIASTVFHFLQNPLVYENHIVLRQNLEDKGSFDIYSPRVISQAKADFAGTISTQSWVLVDNRDKSCQFKQQIGDSKDCLCEGQVMVEVMSCMPILSQGEAIYKQESFVFAFAGRVKDVSLPFNTRKQGDLVVGVTKDNLPSTLLIDEDLLCNIPTSISASGALAATVHLLAPFVTLTDIGNVNDGLRMLVYLCDIDDGEAEATVILARSLGIHVTTISLDSKGEETRSTSDYNSEGEQSSPMFELDDGYDVIMFSNYTETMRNQLPHLCTHLRPMGRVVFLNNGMVSDKTRLALPILTNVVVTNSNAVMAHFASSHFFQQKTEQLLQCLSTSSSNINQFLEKISQKVCISEISAQRNIRDNGLIITVDREELFVPVDFGDNYFHMNENASYIVTGGTKGLGSEIVEWLVKCGARYVITFSRSSAHEPKIQEQFSKLRSHGAFIMMMKVDVSSYDQVERALRKIKLDDNIPPVKGIFHSAVVYADTLLPEMTSEIWNNVMSVKAYGALVLHKLTVKMEFPIKYFVLLSSIVALIGNAGQANYCSANTYLASLAQLRRSLNLPATVLYGGVINSTGFAARRGYVEIWEEKGLKSVSPAQLLRVLGTMLRVDCPALGLTSTFSKDKYYTKNKRMMLSHEGIEDCRFSSFKALYPKQEMSLYSKANALENDILSEEPTKALAIIDNYLCNSLKKLLGISSDIELGSSPFTLGIDSQRSSMFGTLIEERFDVTIPPVDILNDKLTITSLGESIYQKMVSKRRNHSIPEMLKVERKGSPLLAVAGPTIDAKSQLICYPPNSAGQTLYKDWHDPFNKRGVQTIVIQLPGWEGREKEKPFSQLRDIVSLVAEELKQILIPGRFSFYGHSMGGLIAFEVTHYLVEKYDICPVHLFVGGCFAPSLPYPYPNDFNVPNSVLRTTANVPNTLKEYGAEFKFLEKSVLNNKAVMARILPSIEAGLAIYKTYQRRQAMPLPCPLTVFAGKKDEYVKPNMVDGWKSEITSRHQFKKVLVPGRHLFLATCPEMLVQEILDSLIDSPHRNREDILLTSKSNRQIPAHK; this comes from the exons ATGGGCAACGCAACCAGCAAGGCGATCCCAAAGAGACGTGTGGTGGACGACGACCCAAGTCTTCCAATACATCGCAAAGTAGCAATTGTTGGTATCGGTTGTCGTTATGCCAACGGTATTGACGATGCTCAGAAGTTTTGGAAGATGTTAGTGGATGGTATGGACTGTACGTCACCGCCTCCTGACGACAG ATTTGACACTTCTTATTTTTTATATCCTGGTGGCCCTGAGAAGAAACACCCTGGAAAAATGTACAATCAGCGAGGTGGATATCTAAAGTATGACGTGTACTCCTTTGATAGAGAGTTCTTCAAAATACCCCCAG CATGTGAAGCTATCAGAAATGGTGACTGTCAGATGGCTGTTGCCGGGGGAGCCAACCTTCTACTCCTACCAGCAACAAGCATTGGGTTTTGTCAAGCGGGAATGCTGTCTCCTGATGGGAGGTGTAAAAGTTTTGATGCCAAAGCTGATGGTTACTCAAGAAGTGAAGGTGCTGGTGTTGTGATCTTGAAACCTCTTGCAAAAGCAGTAGAAGATGGTGATCAGATCTATGCAGTGGTTCGAGGAGGTGCTCTCAGTAATGATGGACGTACACCTGGAATCGCCAATCCCAGCTATGAAGCCCAGGTTGACCTGGTTGAAAGagcatacaaacatgcaaaggTGGACCCTTATGATGTCCAATATGTGGAGGCCCATGGCACTGGTACCCAAGTGGGCGACACTACTGAAGCTAATGCTCTTGGAGAGGGGATGGGAAGGGGACGACCAGAGGGAAAGAAGCCACTGTACATAGGATCAGTCAAGTCCAACTTTGGTCACACTGAAGGCGCTGCTGGTGTTGCTGGTGTGATAAAGGTAGCCCTTTGCCTGAAAAATAGAAAGATTCCAAAAGTTGTCCACTTCAAAGAGGGGAATTCTAAGATAGGTTTCAAGCAAAATGGTATACAAGTACCAGAAAAGCTCATTCCATGGCCTACAGTTTCTAAGATGGTAGCTGGTTGCAGTTCGTTTGGTTTTGGTGGGGCAAATGCCCATCTTGTACTTGAAGACTATTCGAATTTGGACGATATCAGCCAAAATCAAGACCAGACAGTTaaacttgaagaaatcggccaaACCAATATGGGACTGTTACCAACAATATTGGTTATATCTGCGTCAACAAAAGAAGGACTTAAAAAGCGTATGTCAGGTTGGATTGAGTATCTGGAACATGACATTGGTGCAAGTTTCATCGAGTTTGCAAATGCTGCATATACATCGGCCTTGAAAACACAACACCATAATCACCGAGTGGCTATCATTGGTCGGACAAAAGAGGATGCGATCAAGGAACTCAGGAAAAGATTGGAAGAGAAACCTACTGATAATTTGGTGGAAGGTGTGGCACGGGATCCTTCACAGTCACacattgtgtttgtgttttctgGTATGGGCACACAATGGTGGGGAATGGCAAGACAGTTGAtgaacaacatttcatcattcagAGAGACAATAAAG aaaattgacaaaatccTTCGCAAGTGTGGTGCAAAGTGGTCACTTGTAAAGCTGCTGACATACGAAGGTGACAGAAATTTTATTAATCAAACAG aaaTTGCTCAGCCATCAATATGTGCTGTACAGATTGCACTGGTTGAACTGTGGAGATTATGTGGAGTTAATCCACATGCCATTGTTGGTCATAGTGTTGGCGAAGTTGCTGCAGCATACACAGCTGGTTTACTGCCGCTTGAGGATGCAATTCGTGTAATATACAACAGAGGTCGGCAACTACGACATACAAGCGGGTCAGGCACAATGCTGGCAGTGATACATCCCATCCAAGATGTAAATGATGAGTTAGAGAAAAATCCTGTCAAGTACATGCTTGATATTGCTGCTATCAATAGCCCTTCTCAAATGGTATTTTCAGGTGATACATCTGTGATTCAAGATTTTTCTTCAGATCTTAAATCGGCCGGAATTAAAAGTGTAATTCTTAAAGTGAATAATGCATTTCACAGCCGTCAACAAGAGGTCATTAAAAATGGTTTCCTAAAGAAAGTCAGATTTCTTTCGGAATCTGCTAAGAAGGCCCAACAACAAAGTGGCCTCTCTATACCAATGTTATCCACAGTAACAAATGAATTCGTTACCAAAAAAGATGTATTTGACCCAAACTACTGGTACAAAAATATCAGACAACAAGTGAAGTTCATGGCTGCAATTAACATATTACTTGAGGATGGTTACACAAGCTTTCTTGAAATTGGCCCTAATCCAGCCCTTAAACCAGccataaatgatattttttctgcAAGTAAATCACGTCATTCAAAGCCATTCACTACACACTCTTTAAAGCGACCAAGAGACATCAACACACTGTCTGATGATCTGATTGATCTTATGCAGTCCTTTGGTAAGCTTTACGTTGAAGGTTGTCAGGTAGACCTGGAAAGTTTATTCACAATGGGTCAATACAAAAAGTGCCCCGTACCATCCTATCCATGGCAACGAGTACGCTGCTCATGTGAATCAGAAGAGAGCAAGATTTTATACACTTTTCCGATGCAATGTCATGCTTTGCTTGGTGAAGCGCAGGATGTTGCTGATATTGTTGACTCTTCCTTGTCTGTTTGGAAATCAGAAATTTCTCATGTAACAATACCATGGGTGAAGGACCATGTTGTCCAGGACAATGTCATAGTTCCAGCTGCTGCATATGTTGAAACAGCTCTTGCTGCATGTCGAGAGTTAAACAAATCCGAGACTTTGTTCAAACTTCGGAATGTTTCCTTTGAGCGTTTCCTATTTGCACCATCTTCTTCTTTGGCAACATCAACGGTTAAAACGTCAGTTGTCAAGGATGATGGAGATAATGCCACATTTACGCTGCAAAGCAAAGAGTCAAGCAAAAATGCATGGGCTCTACATTCAAGCATGGAGATGCTCCTTGGTGAAAACGCAAATCATCTTACAAATGTTAAGATATTCAAGGATTTCCCAGTTAATATTGAAAACTGGAAGCAATCTTCTGACGTTGTGCTCAGTAGAGATGACTTTTATATTATAGCAGCAAAGAGTGGATTCAACCTTGGAAGTTCTTTTCGATGCAATGCAAAggtttatttgaatattaattcAGGTGGGGGacttttcttctctgaaatgtCTGGAGAGGTCCAACAAGAGTCAGGAAGATATATTTTTCATCCGGCATATTTAGATTCCATCTTCCAAGCATAtgctgttcagaaatattccaTTGATAAAAGAAATCACGAAGATGCCAACATAACGTTTACTCCAACATTTGGAGTTCCAAGGTCGATTAGAGAAATTACACTGAGGGGACGGCCACCGAGAAATATGGTTTTCTTCATGACAATGAAGAAAGCTGAAGATGCATTCTATTCCGATGTCACAATTGCAGATGCAAAATCGATGGAAATTTTCTGCGAGATGAAAGATTTCAAGTTTGCAGATATTAAGTCGTCTTCTGATGAGGAAGTGCTTTGGCATAGTGAATGGCAAAAGGTCACAACCATTTCTGCAAATGGCAAATACACTCAAGAGATGATTTCTGTACAGAATGCAAAGCAAAGGAAATATCTCCTGGTTGGAGCTGATGATGTTTTTTCATCTTACCTGAAATCCTATTTAGAGGAAAATGGAAATATAAATAGGTTTGCTCCTGTCCAATCGAGTATAGATTCTTTGGAAGGAGAGGTCAAAGAAATGTGTTTATCATGTGATCCGACTGATGTTATCATTACAGCAGCATTAAGTCTTGAGCAGGATAGAGAATGTCTTATCAACTGGAAATCATTTGAAAACGCTCAGTTTCTCAGTGGAATCATTTGCCAGAGTATTTACAAAGTTCTGAAAAGCATTCACGAAAACCATTATCCTAATCTGTGGTTGATTAGCCGTGGAGAACGAGCAGTTACTGCACAAGAGGAAACAAATCCTGAAATGACAGGAGTTACCGCAGTGGGTCTCACAATATTACATGAGAATCCAGAGTTCCCAGTGTACATGATTGACTTGCCATTGCATACTGATGGTCAAATTATAGCCTCTACCGTTTTTCACTTCCTACAGAATCCACTTGTGTATGAAAACCACATCGTCCTACGGCAAAATCTAGAAGATAAAGGGTCCTTTGACATCTATTCACCCCGTGTTATAAGTCAGGCAAAGGCAGATTTTGCAGGAACTATAAGTACACAGTCCTGGGTCCTTGTAGACAATAGAGATAAATCTTGCCAGTTCAAACAACAAATAGGTGATTCCAAGGATTGCCTTTGTGAAGGGCAAGTCATGGTAGAAGTCATGAGTTGCATGCCAATTTTAAGCCAAGGCGAAGCAATTTACAAACAAGAATCGTTTGTGTTTGCTTTTGCTGGCAGAGTAAAAGATGTCAGTCTGCCATTTAACACAAGAAAACAGGGTGATTTGGTCGTTGGTGTGACCAAAGATAATTTGCCATCCACTCTTTTGATAGATGAAGATTTGCTCTGTAATATACCAACATCCATCTCTGCCAGTGGGGCATTAGCAGCTACTGTCCATCTGTTGGCTCCATTTGTTACTCTTACAGACATAGGTAATGTAAATGATGGTTTAAGAATGTTAGTGTACCTTTGTGATATCGATGATGGTGAAGCCGAGGCAACCGTAATTCTCGCAAGGTCACTAGGAATACATGTTACGACTATATCACTCGACTCAAAGGGGGAGGAAACTCGGTCAACAAGTGACTATAACTCTGAGGGTGAACAATCAAGTCCAATGTTTGAGTTAGATGATGGATATGATGTTATCATGTTCAGTAATTATACTGAAACAATGAGAAATCAGTTGCCACATCTGTGTACTCATCTGAGGCCTATGGGGAGAGTTGTCTTTCTGAATAATGGTATGGTGAGCGATAAAACCAGATTGGCACTTCCTATACTTACCAATGTTGTTGTCACCAATTCAAATGCAGTAATGGCCCACTTTGCGTCCTCGCATTTCTTCCAACAGAAAACTGAACAATTACTACAGTGTCTTTCTACATCATCAAGTAATATCAACCAATTTTTGGAGAAAATCTCGCAAAAGGTTTGCATATCTGAGATATCGGCTCAAAGGAATATCAGAGACAATGGGCTAATAATCACTGTCGACAGAGAGGAATTGTTTGTTCCAGTTGATTTTGGtgacaattattttcatatgaaTGAGAATGCATCTTACATAGTGACTGGCGGTACCAAAGGCTTAGGCAGCGAGATAGTAGAATGGTTGGTAAAGTGTGGAGCAAGATATGTCATCACATTTTCTAGAAGTAGTGCTCATGAGCCAAAAATACAAGAGCAGTTTTCAAAGCTCAGAAGTCATGGTGCGTTCATAATGATGATGAAGGTAGATGTCTCCAGCTATGACCAAGTTGAAAGAGCATTACGGAAGATTAAGTTGGATGATAACATACCACCGGTTAAAGGTATATTTCACTCTGCTGTAGTCTATGCAGACACATTGTTACCGGAGatgacaagtgaaatttggaACAATGTGATGTCTGTTAAGGCTTACGGCGCTCTCGTGCTTCATAAATTAACAGTAAAGATGGAATTTCCTATCAAATACTTTGTACTGCTATCCTCCATCGTCGCCCTTATTGGCAATGCAGGGCAAGCCAACTACTGCTCAGCAAATACCTATCTTGCTAGCTTGGCTCAGCTGAGAAGGAGCCTCAACCTCCCTGCAACTGTTTTGTATGGTGGGGTAATTAACAGCACAGGGTTTGCTGCAAGACGAGGTTATGTGGAAATTTGGGAAGAAAAAGGGTTGAAAAGTGTTAGTCCCGCACAACTTTTGAGAGTTTTGGGCACAATGTTGAGAGTTGATTGCCCAGCACTAGGGCTAACATCAACGTTTAGCAAAGataaatattataccaaaaacAAACGGATGATGTTGTCACATGAAGGTATTGAAGATTGTCGATTTTCAAGCTTCAAGGCCCTGTATCCCAAACAAGAAATGTCCCTGTACTCCAAAGCAAACGCGTTAGAGAATGACATACTTTCAGAGGAGCCGACAAAGGCACTGGCAATCATTGATAATTATCTCTGCAACTCCTTGAAAAAGCTTCTTGGTATAAGCAGTGACATTGAACTTGGTTCATCACCTTTTACTCTGGGAATAGATTCCCAAAGGTCTTCCATGTTTGGCACCTTAATTGAAGAACGCTTCGATGTCACGATTCCACCAGTTGATATTCTGAACGACAAACTTACTATCACCAGCCTAGGTGAAtctatttatcaaaaaatgGTTAGTAAAAGAAGGAATCATTCAATTCCTGAAATGCTGAAGGTTGAAAGGAAAGGATCACCACTTCTCGCAGTGGCTGGCCCAACAATCGATGCAAAATCACAATTGATATGCTATCCCCCTAATAGCGCCGGGCAGACACTTTACAAAGATTGGCATGATCCATTCAACAAGCGGGGGGTACAGACTATTGTGATTCAGCTTCCAGGTTGGGAGGGAAGGGAGAAAGAGAAGCCCTTTAGTCAATTACGGGATATTGTATCTCTTGTTGCTGAAGAATTAAAGCAAATCCTCATACCAGGTAGATTCTCATTTTATGGCCATAGCATGGGTGGCTTGATTGCCTTTGAGGTGACTCACTATCTGGTAGAGAAATATGATATATGTCCTGTACACCTCTTTGTTGGTGGCTGTTTTGCACCGTCTTTGCCATATCCTTATCCAAATGACTTCAACGTCCCCAACTCCGTGCTTCGTACAACAGCCAATGTACCAAACACATTGAAAGAGTATGGTGCAGAATTTAAGTTCTTAGAGAAAAGTGTACTCAATAATAAAGCTGTGATGGCACGAATTCTCCCTTCTATTGAAGCAGGACTAGCAATATATAAAACATACCAGCGACGTCAAGCAATGCCACTACCTTGCCCTCTGACAGTGTTTGCTGGTAAGAAAGATGAATATGTAAAGCCAAACATGGTTGATGGATGGAAGAGTGAAATCACAAGCCGACATCAGTTCAAGAAAGTACTTGTTCCGGGCAGACATCTTTTCCTTGCAACTTGTCCAGAGATGCTTGTTCAAGAAATACTTGATTCTCTTATAGATTCACCGCACAGAAACAGAGAAGATATACTTCTTACAAGTAAATCAAATAGGCAGATTCCAGCACACAAATAG